The proteins below are encoded in one region of Saccopteryx leptura isolate mSacLep1 chromosome 1, mSacLep1_pri_phased_curated, whole genome shotgun sequence:
- the MAFF gene encoding transcription factor MafF, with protein MSVDPLSSKALKIKRELSENTPHLSDEALMGLSVRELNRHLRGLSAEEVTRLKQRRRTLKNRGYAASCRVKRVCQKEELQKQKSELEREVDKLARENAAMRLELDALRGKCEALQGFARSVAASRGPAALVAPASVITIVKSTPGPSSGQAPGPAPAACS; from the exons ATGTCTGTGGATCCCTTATCCAGCAAAGCCCTGAAG ATCAAGCGCGAGCTGAGCGAGAACACGCCACACCTGTCTGACGAGGCGCTGATGGGGCTGTCAGTGCGCGAGTTGAACCGGCACCTGCGTGGGCTCTCGGCAGAAGAGGTGACGCGGCTCAAACAGCGGCGCCGCACGCTCAAGAACCGCGGCTACGCGGCCAGCTGCCGCGTAAAGCGCGTGTGCCAGAAGGAGGAGCTGCAGAAGCAGAAGTCTGAGCTGGAGCGCGAGGTGGACAAGCTGGCGCGCGAGAACGCCGCTATGCGCCTGGAGCTCGACGCGCTGCGCGGCAAGTGCGAGGCATTGCAGGGCTTCGCGCGCTCCGTGGCAGCCTCCCGCGGACCCGCCGCGCTCGTGGCGCCCGCTAGCGTCATCACCATCGTCAAGTCGACTCCGGGCCCGAGCTCTGGCCAGGCCCCTGGGCCCGCCCCCGCCGCCTGCTCCTAG